A genome region from Coturnix japonica isolate 7356 chromosome 13, Coturnix japonica 2.1, whole genome shotgun sequence includes the following:
- the UBTD2 gene encoding ubiquitin domain-containing protein 2, whose product MGGCVGSHHDSSGSLNENSDGTGVALGRNQPLKKEKPKWKSDYPMTDGQLRSKRDEFWDTAPAFEGRKEIWDALKAAAHAFESNDHELAQAIIDGANITLPHGALTECYDELGNRYQLPVYCLAPPINMIEEKGDLETLDIPDPPPNSGHECQLRLRLSTGKDLKLMVRSMDTVYHMKRRLHAVEGVEPSSQRWFFSGRPLADKMKLEELKIPKDYVVQVIVSQPLANPTPVEN is encoded by the exons TTGCTCTCGGTCGTAATCAGCCcttgaaaaaagagaaaccGAAATGGAAAAGTGATTACCCCATGACGGACGGACAGCTGCGCAGTAAGAGAGATGAGTTTTGGGACACAGCACCAGCTTTCGAAGGCCGCAAGGAGATTTGGGATGCCCTCAAGGCTGCTGCACATGCTTTTGAGAGCAATGATCATGAACTGGCTCAAGCAATCATTGATGGTGCAAACATAACACTACCACATG GTGCTCTTACAGAGTGTTACGATGAACTGGGCAACAGGTACCAGCTTCCCGTCTACTGCCTCGCTCCACCCATCAACATGATTGAGGAGAAGGGAGACCTGGAGACTCTGGACATCCCCGACCCACCGCCCAACTCAGGGCATGAATGCCAGCTCCGTTTGCGCCTGTCCACAGGCAAAGACCTCAAACTCATGGTCCGCAGCATGGACACGGTGTATCACATGAAGAGGCGGCTGCATGCGGTGGAGGGAGTGGAGCCCAGCAGCCAACGCTGGTTCTTCTCGGGTCGGCCACTTGCAGACAAAATGAAACTGGAGGAGCTGAAAATCCCAAAGGACTACGTGGTACAAGTCATTGTGAGCCAGCCCTTAGCAAATCCAACCCCGGTGGAAAACTGA